AACTCTCGAACCTCGGGACGGCCCCCGTGGCGCTCACGCCCGGGATGCGCATCTCCCAGCTCGTCTTCACCGAGATGAAGAGCCCGGCGACGCGGCCGTACGGCACCGAGCGGGGGTCGAAGTACCAGGACCAGACCGGGCCACAGGCGTCACGGATCGGGGGCGACGACGAGTTCCACGGGCGTCAGGGCGGCCCTTCGCGCGACCGCGACACCGTCGACGAGGAGGCGGACACCGGCCGATGAAGTTCATCGAGGAGGTCGTCGTCGAGGAGTTCCTCCCGACGTTCCGTTCGATGCTCGCCGAGGACCTGCGTGAGAGAGGCCTGACCCAGAGCGAGGTGGCCTCGGCGCTGGGCATCAGCCAGAGCGCCGTCTCGAAGTACGCCCACGGCGACGTGGCGCGCAACGAGCGGATCGCCGCCGACGAGCGCGTCCACGACCTGGTCGAACGCGTCGGCGCGGGGCTGGCTAGCGGGGACATGACCCGGGTGCAGGCGCTCGTCGAGAGCGAGGTGCTCGTCCGTCGGCTGGAGGCCGGCGACCTCCTCGCGGACCTCCACGAGGCGGCGATGCCGGAGCTCGCGGCGGTCGACCACGCCCGGATCCACGACCCCGACAGCGCCGTTCGGGCGACAGAGCGGGTCCGTTCGTCGGTCCGGAGGGGAGTCCGCAGTCTCACCAACGCCTCGGGCTTCTCGTCGCTGATCCCCAACGTCGGCGCGAACCTGGTCGAGTGTCTCCCCGAGGCGACGACCATCGACGACGTCGCCGCCGTCCCCGGTCGCATCTTCGACGTGAAGGGGCGAGCGACGGTTCCGGGCGACCCCGAGTTCGGCGTGAGCGAGTACGTCGCGTCGGTCCTCCTGGCCGCGCGCGAGCACGCGCCAGCGCGAGCCGCGGTGAACGTCCGGTACGAGCCGGGGCTCGTCGACGACCTCCGCGCGGCCGGCCATGCCTGCGTCGAGTTCGCTCCCGAGGACGACGGCGAGATCGGCGGCGTCCACGCCGCGCTCGACGGCCTCGACGAGGAGCTCTCGGGAGTGTTCGTCCTCTACCAGACCGGCGGGTACGGCATCGAACCGATCACGTACGTCCTCGGCCCGGACGCCCCCACGGTGGCCGAGACCGTCCGGACGCTCCTGTGACCATGACCGACGACACGTCCCCGTGACCGTGACCGACCGCACCACCCGTGAGCGAGCCCTGACCGACGGCGGCGTCGCCACGACGCAGGCGTTTTACACCCGGTGGGCCCGGCTGTACGACGCCGTCGCGCGGCGGACGCCGGGCGTCGGCGGGCTCCGCGAACGCGCGGCCGACCGCCTCGCGCCCGAAGCGGGCGACGTGGTCGTCGATATGGGCTGTGGCACCGGCGCGAACCTGCCGTACTTCCGCACGCGGGTCGGCACCACGGGACGGGTGCTCGGCGTCGACTTCACGCCTGGCGTCCTCGGCATCGCGCGCGACCGCCTCGCCGACCTCGACGGCGTCGGCGTCGTCCGCGGCGACGCCACCCGCCCGCCCGTCCGCGAGGCCGACGCCGTGTTCGCCTCGTTCGTCTCGGGCATGCTCGCGGAGCCCGCACACGCGGTGCGGACGTGGGCCGACATCGTCGGACCGGGCGGGCGGCTCGGCCTCCTCGATCTCGCGCGGAGCACCCGGCCCGTCGGTCGTCCGCTCAACGACCTCTTCGGGCTGGTCGTCCGTGGCACCTCGCCGCCGGGGACGCGCTCGCGACTCGACGAGGCCCCCGCGGCAGTGCTCGATCGACGGGTCGTCGCCGCCCACCGCGCGCTCTTCGAGCTCTGTGAGGAGGTCGAACACGAGACGCACGCGCTGGGCTACGCGCGGTTGAGCGTCGGCACCGTCGCCGACACCGACCCCGCGTCCGACACGGACCACGCCGATGTGCGGCGACCGTGACGCCACACCGATGAGTTCGCTGACGTGATTTTCGTGGCCGTCGACCGCGCAACCGGCCGGTTTTCGCCGACGGACAGGTGCTGGTTTTTTAATCGGCTCCGTCGTGTGTACGTCCGCCATGGGCTACGTTGTGAAAATGCCGAAGCTGGGAATGGACATGGATCAGGGCACCATCGTCGAGTGGCTTGTCGACGAGGGCGACGAGGTGGAGTCGGGTCAGGTTGTCGCCGAGATCGAGTCGGAGAAGACGACCGGTGAGATTAAAGTCCGCGAGGACGGCGTGCTCCGGGCGATCCTCCTCGACACGGGCGACAGCGTCGAGCCGGGCGGCGACGTCGCGGTCGTCGGCGGCCCTGACGAGGACATCTCCGATCTCGTCTCCGGCGCGGGCGGCGAAGCGACCGCCGAACCGGAGGCCGCCGCCGAGGCGTCCGCGGACGACAACTCGTCACCCGCGGAGGCGAGTCTCGACGGCCCCTCGGCGGTCTCCGAAAGCGGGTCGGGCGGAGGTGCGAGCGCCGAGTCGGTGAAAGCGACACCGCGAGCCAAGAAACGCGCCGAGGAACTCGACGTCGACCTGACGACCGTCGAGGGGACAGGGCCGCAAGGATCCGTCTCCGAGGAGGACGTCGAGGCCGCCGCGGAAGGCGGCGAGGGCGCGGCCGCGGGGTCGGTGAAAGCGACGCCGCGAGCCAAGAAACGCGCCGAGGAACTCGGCGTCGACCTCGCGGGCGTCAAGGGGACTGGACCGCAGGGTGCGGTTTCGGAGGAGGACGTCGAGGCCGCCGCGGAGACCGCTGCCGAACCCGCCGCTGAACCCGACGCGGAGTCGGCAGCCGAGACCGGCGGGGAAGGCCGGGTCTTCGCCCCGCCGCGGGTCCGGCGTCTCGCCCGGGAACTGGGCGTCGACCTCGAAACCGTCGAGGGGTCGGGGCCGAGCGGTGCCATCACGGAGGCGGACGTCCGTGCGGTCGGGAACGGCGAGGCTGCCGACGCGGAGGCGGCGACGGAGACGGCTGACGACACCGGCACGCGGGACGAGGAGCGCCCCCTGAGCGGGATGCGCCGCACCATCGCCAACCGTCTCGGGCAGAGCGACCGCGAAGCGGTCCACGTCACGGAACACCGCGGGGCCGACGCCGAGGAGATGCTGGCCGCGGCCGACGCCGCGAACGACGCCCTCGGGGTGAAAGTGAGCGTCAACGACGTCCTCCTGCTCGCGCTCTCGGCGGCGCTCGACGAGCACCCGGCGTTCAACGCCACGTTCGAAGAGGACGTCCACCGACTCCACCGGACGCAGGACATCTGTCTCGCCATCGACATCGACGAGGGGCTCATCGCCCCCGTCGTGCGGAACGTGGGCGAACTCTCCCTGGTCGAACTCGCCGAGAAGCGCCGCGCCATGACGGAAAAAGCGCTCTCCGGGGACTACACGATGGAGGACCTCTCGGGCGGGACGTTCACCGTCTCGAACCTCGGCGTCCTGGGCGTGGAGTCGTTCGATCCGGTCATCAACCCGCCGCAGGTGGCGATCCTCGGCGTGAACACGATCAAGAAGGAGGTGGTGCCAGTCGGGGACGACGAGGTCGGCGTCCGCAAGCGTATCTCCTTCGACCTCTCGTTCGACCACCGGATCGTCGACGGGGCGGACGCGGCGCGGTTCCTGAACTCGCTCGTGGAACACGTCGAAAACCCCTGGCCGCTCGTCATCGGCGCGAACGGGCGCTGAGTCGCTGCGCTACTCGGGGTACGTCCGGTCCGGATCGGGCATCGCCTCGAGGTTCGTCGCCGTCTCGAAGGTCACGCCGTTCAGCTGTTCTTGGGTGTCGAAGTACCAGTACGGCGTCTCGCCGTAGACGCCGCTCTGGAGGACGGGCATGCCGGCGTCCTCGAACGTCTCGACGACGGCCTCGGTGTCGTCGAACGCGAAGCAGGCGACGTGGTGGAGTCCCTCGCCGTGTTCGTCGAGGTGTTCGGTGTAGATACTCGGTCCCTCCAGCGGTTCGATGAGTTCGATCATCGTGTCGCCGGCGAACGTCAGCGCGAGGATCATCGAGTAGTCGTGCGGCTCCCCTCTGTACGTCGTGTCGGTCAGCGTCGGCGGCTCGAACCGGTAGACGTCCCACGGCCCGAGGCCGAGGAGCCCGCCGAAGCGGTCCATGCCGTCGTCGATATCCCTGACGACGAATGCGATCTGGGTAATCTCGGGGATCTCGATACCGAGGTCTGGAACTGTCGGATCCATACCCGTCGTTCGCCGTCGAGGGGGATATACTTCTACGCAAACATAACGGTAATTCAGGAACGTGTGACGGTCGGCGGCGAGCTCAGTGCCGCCGGAAGTAGCCGTCTCGCGCGGCGTGTTCGTACACCGCGTCGATGTCGACCACCCACGGCCCGTCCGCGATGGGCCGCACGTCGATGACGGCCTCCCTGACCTCGAGTTCGCGCTCGCCGTCGACCGAGACGACGCCGCGCGGGAGTTCGAACGTCATCGGCTGGTCGTCGTCCAGTCGTTCCCACTCCCGGACGCCGAGGCGTTCGACGACGCCGGGGACGGTGATCGCGTCGACCTGTTCCGGACAGTCCTCGGCCGCGCCGAGTCGGTAGCCGATCCCGCCCGACCGGTCGGGCGGGTGGACCGCGAGGCCGCCCGCGATGCCCGACAGGCCGATCTCGGTCGGGAAGGCCCGCGAGACGACGCCGCCGACGATCTTCTCGGCGTCGAGGATCGCGCGGGTCCCGATGAACTTGTGATCGAGCAGTCCGAGCGTCGCCAGTCCACGGACGCTGCGTTCGCCGTTCGCCGTGTCCGCGACCGCCTCGACCATCCCGTGTCGGTACGTCGTCTCCGACCGCGGGACCGCCCCCGTCGCCACCAGGCCGGCGGCACCGCCGGCGACGGTTCCGTCGACGGCGTTGGGGAACACGTTGTTCGTCCCGGTCGAGACGCTTACCAGCGGTACGTCACCCGAGGTGTGGGCGACATCTCTGTTCGTTCCGTCTCCGCCGAGGACGACGATCGCGTCCGCCTCGTCGGCGAATATCTCCGCTGCTCGCCTCGAGTCCTGGCCGTCGCCGCCGACGGTCATGTCGAGCAGGCTGATGTCGAGTTCGTCGGGGCCGCGGCTGACGAGTTTCTGGCCGAGGCTCCCGCGGTCGGGCATGACCAGCACCTCGATGTCGTCCGCGAGCGTCAGCCCAGAGAGGACGCACTCGGCGGTCCGACGTTTCTCGTAGTCGTCGCTGACGCTCGCACCGCCGGTGAGGCGGCGGATGTCGCGGCCCGCAGCGGGATTGACGACCAGACCGACTGTCGCGCCCACTCAGACCACGCGGTCGATGGCCGCGCGGACGTCCTCGGCGTGCGGGAGGATCTCCTCTTCGAGCGCGGGACTGAACGGGATGTGCGTGTCCGCGACGCCGACGCGCTGGATGGGCGCGTCGAGGCTGAAGAAGCCCTCCTCCTGGACGCGCGCGACGACCTCTGCGTGGGTCCCGTACGAGAGCGGGCTCTCGTCGGCGACGACGAGGCGGCCCGTCTTCTCGACGCTCTTCAGGAGCGTATCGGTGTCCATCGGGTACAGCGACATGAGGTCGATCACTTCGACGCTCGTCTCGCCCGCCAGTTCCTCGGCGAGGTCGAGCGACTCACCGACCATCCGCTGCGTGGCGACGACGGTCACGTCATCGCCCTCGCGCTCGACGCTCGCGGTGCCGAGTGGGATGGTGTACTCCTCGCTGACCGGGACTTCGCCCTCGTTCTCGTAGATCTGCTTGTTCTCGAAGATGATGACCGGGTCGTCCGAGCGGATCGCGGACTTGGTCAGGCCCTTCGCCGCGTGGGCCGTCCCGGGCGCGACAGCCATGATGCCCGGGAGATGCGCGAACCAGGTATGGATCGTTCCCGAATGCTGGCTGGCCGCACCCATGCCGCCACCCTCGGTGGTCCGGATGGTGACCGGCATCTCGGTCTTCCCGCCGAACATGTAGCGGTTCTTCGCCATCTGGTTGAGGATCTGCTCGGAGCAGACACCCATGAAGTCCGAGAACATGATCTCCACGACGGGGCGGGTGCCGGTCGCGGCCGCACCGACGGCCGCGCCGGTGAACCCGGCCTCGCTGATGGGTGTGTCTCGCACCCGCGTCTCGCCGAACTGTTCGACGAGGTCGCCCGTCACGCCGAGGACGCCGCCGAACGTGCCGACGTCTTCGCCCATGACGTAGACGTCCTCGTCGCGTTCCAGCTCTTCGCGAAGCGCCTGCCGGATCGCCTCACGGACGGTCATCGTCTCGGTGTCTGAGAAGCCCTCGCCGCTTGCGGTGTCTGTGCTCATTATCGCTCACCTCCGTCGGCGCGCATCCGCGCCGCAAAGTCGTTGATCTCGGGGACGTTCGCGTTGAACATGTCCTCGTACGCCTCCGACGGGTCGGGGTAGTCCGCTGCCTTCGCCCGCTCGGCGTGGTCTTCGATCTCGGCCTCGATCTCGTCGCGCATCTCCTCGAACTCGTCTTGGGTGACGGCACCCGCCTCCACCAGGCGGTTCTTGAACGTCTCGATGGCGTCGCGGTCCTTCCAGAGATCGATGTCCTCCTCCGTTCGGTAGGGCTGGTGGTCGCCCTCGAAGTGTCCCTCGTACCGATACGTGTCGGCCTCGATGAACGTCGGTCCCTCGCCGTTTGCCGCGCGCTCGCGGGCCTCCTTCACGGCTTCGTACACCGCAGTGACGTCCATCCCGTCCACGGTGAAGCCGGGGATGTCGTACGCCTCGGCCGTCGCCGACAGATGCTCGACGTTGTGCTGGTCCTCCATCGCCGTCGCCTCGCCGAAGTGGTTGTTCTCGACGACGAACACGGCGGGGAGATCCCACGTCGCCGCGAGGTTGATCCCCTCGTGGACCTGCCCCTGGGCGACGGCACCGTCACCGAAGAACGCCAGCGCGACCTTGTCCTCGCCCTTGTACTGGGCGGTCAGTGCCGCACCGGTCGCCAGCGGTGGACCGGCCCCGACGATGCCGTTCGCGCCGAGCATCCCTGCGTCCACGTCGGCGATGTGCATCGACCCACCCTTGCCGTTGCAGTAGCCGTCTCGCTTGCCGTAGAGCTCGGCCATCATCTTGTACGTGTCGAGCCCTTTCGCGATACAGTGACCGTGCCCACGGTGGGTGCTGGTGATGTAGTCTTGCTCTTCCAGCGCGGAGATCGCCCCGACCCCCACTGCTTCCTCGCCGATGTACAGGTGAACGAACCCTGGGAGTTCGCCGTCGGCGAACAGTTCTCCAGCCTTCGTGTCAAAAGCCCTGATAGTCAACATTCGGCGGAGGATCTCCCGCTGTCCGTCCTCCGTCTCGATGTCTATGGATACCATGCATCCGTAGGGACTCTTCCGACCCTCATAATAGTTCGTACAAATAATAGATATCTGTAAGTAATTGAGGTGTATTAATGCCTGACTGCGCGTTACTACCAGATTATACATCCGACTTATTATTCCGGGCGTACACGAGCGAGCAACGCTTTTCGGTCGCCGTCCCGTTCGATCGCGTATGCAGACCACTTCTGCGGTGAGACGATGGCGGTGAGACGATGAACATGCTCGTCGACGGCGAGTGGCGCGTCGACGCGTACGAATCGACGACCGACGACGGCGAGTTCGACCGTCAAGAAACCGCTTTCCGGGGGTGGGTCGGCGGCGACGGCGTTCGCGAGGGTGCCAACCCGGACCCCGACTCCGCGTTCTCCGTGGAGCCCGGCCGGTACCACCTGTACATCTGTCGGGCCTGCCCGTGGGCACACCGCGCGGCGATGACCCGGGCGCTGAAAGGTCTCGAAGACGTGGTGTCGCTCTCGCTCGTCGAGCCCGTCCGGATCGACGACGGCTGGGAGTTCTCCGAGGAGTACCCCGATCCGCTCTTCGACGAACCGTACCTCCGCGACATCTACACCCGCGCCGACCCCGAGTTCACCGGACGCGTGACGGTGCCCGTCCTCTGGGACAAACAAGAAGAGACGATCGTCAACAACGAGTCCCGCGAGATCATGCGGATGCTGAACGTCGCGTTCGACGACCTGGCGGAGCGGGACGTCGACCTCTGGCCCGGAGAACATCGACAGGAGGTCGAACGGCTCATCGACGAAATCTACGAGCCGATCAACAACGGCGTCTACCGCGCGGGGTTCGCCGGCTCGCAGGCGGCGTACGACCGCGCCGTGAACGAACTGTTCGACGCCCTCGACGAGTACGAGGAGCTCCTCGGCGACCAGCGGTATCTCGCCGGCGACGTCCTCACCGAGGCCGACGTGGCCATGTTCGTGACGCTGGTCCGGTTCGACCACGTCTACCACACCCACTTCAAATGCAACCGCCGGGCGATCCACGAGTACCCGAACCTCTGGAACTACACGAAGGAGCTCTCCCAACTGCCGGGGGTGGCGGAGACGGTGAACGTGCAACACATCGTCGAGCACTACTACCGGAGCCACGGCGACGTGAACCCCTCGCGACTCGTGCCGACCGGGCCGGAGATCGACTTCACCGAGCCACACGACCGCGCTCGCCTCCCCGGCGGCCCGCCCGCCGATCTCGCGGACGCGGCCGCACCCGCGGACGACTGAGCGGTCAAAAGCGAGGCCGAAGGGCGGTCCGATTCTACCGGAGAGCGGTCGAGGCCACGGGCCGTCGGCGCGGTGCGGACGGCGTTGCCAGCACGGCGCGGCAGCCACACCGGAGCGGCCGATCGATCAGTCCAGTTCGCGGACCAGCACGTCCCGGAGCTCGCGGATCGCGTCGTGGTCGTACGTCACCGTCTCGCCGCCGCAGTCGAGCGTCAGCGTCCCGTCCGTGGTCGCCTCGCCGACCGCGGAGACCGCGGCGACGCCCTCGAACCGCGCGCGAACGGCTGCCGGGTCGATCGTCTCGACGACCGCGCGGCCGGGCGTCTCGTCGAACAGCGTTTCGATGGAATCGACGGCCGCAGTGACGCCCGCGTCGGGACCGACCATCTCGGCGAGCGTCACCGCGAGCCCGCCGTGGCTCACGTCGTGGACCGCCAGCGTCGACTCCGCGCTCGCGACCGCCGCGAGCGCGTCGACGACCGCCGCGGGCTCGTCGGGGAGTGCGGGGAACCGGTCGGTCCCGCCCTGCCGTGCGAGGTACTCCGAGCCGCCGAGCGCGTTCCCCGGGTCACCGACGACGAGAAGCGTCCCCTCGCCTGCGACCGAGGCCGGCGGTGCGGCGACGGTGTCCGAGATGCCGACCATCGCGAGCGTCGGCGTCGGCGGGATCGGTCCCGTCGCGGAGTCGTTGTACAGCGAGACGTTCCCGCCGACGACCGGAACCGACAGCGTCCGACACATGTCCGCGAGGCCGTCGACGACGCCCGTGAACCCGCCGTACACGTCGGGCTTCTCGGGGTTGCCGCCGTTGAGGCAGTCGACCGCGGCGAGCGGGCGCGCACCCTTCGCCGCGAGGTTCGTCGCGTTCTCCAGCGCGACGGCGCGCGCGCCCTCGTACGGCGCGGCGCTCGTCCAGTTCGGGTCCGCACCCGCCGAGAGCGCGAGCCCCTTGCCGATCTCCCTGATCGCCAGCAGGGCCGCGTCGTCGCCCGGCCGAACGGCCGTGCGGTTGCCGACCTCGTGGTCGTACTGGCGGTACACCCACCGTTTCGACGCCGTGTTCGGGCTGCCGACGACGGCCTCGACCGCCGCGGCCAGTTCCGCGTCGGGCAGGGACGGCTCGGGCGCCGCCGGCGCGACCGACTCGAGGTCGTTCATCGGCGCGCCGTCGGCCAGGAACTCGGCGGGCACGTCGACGACCCGATCGCCTTCGAAGGTACAGACGTAGTTGCCCTCCGTGACCTCGCCGATGACCGAACAGCCGAGGTCGTATCTGGTCGCCAGTTCGCGGACGCGCTCGACGTCGTCGGGGGCGACCTCGTAACACATCCGCTCCTGAGACTCGGCGAGGAGGATCTCGAGGGCGTTCATGTTCGGCTCGCGCTGGTGGACCCGGTCGAGTTCGATCCGCGCGCCGAAGCCGCCCTTGGCGATCAGTTCCGAGGAGGCACCGCCGAGCCCCGCCGCCCCGAGGTCGCGCGCGGCGCGGACGAGACCCTCGTCGACGAGCGCCTCGTTGCACTCGACGAGGAGCTTCTCCGCGTAGGGGTCGCCGACCTGCACGGCCGGGCGGTCCTCGGTTTCGGCGTCCTCGCTGAGGTCCTCGCTGGCGAAGGAGGCACCGCCGAGGCCGTCTCTCCCCGTCGCGTTGCCGACGAGGACGAGCTTGTTTCCGACGGACTGGGCCTCGGCGGTGACGAGACGCTCGGGCGAGAGCAGGCCGACGCAGGCGACGTTGACCAGGGGGTTGCCCTCGTAGTCGGGGTGGAAACAGACGCTCCCGCCCACCGTTGGAACACCGATACAGTTGCCGTAGTGGCTGATGCCGTCGACCACCCCTTCGAGGAGGTACCGCGAGTGGTCGTGGTCGAAGTCGCCGAAGTACAGCGAGTCGGTGAGCGCGATCGGGTACGCGCCCATCGACAGCGTGTCGCGGACGATGCCGCCGACGCCCGTCGCGGCACCGTCGAACGGGTCGACGTACGAGGGATGGTTGTGGCTCTCGATGCCCAGTGTGATGTACAGGTCGTCGGCGTCGTCGGTGGGGAGTGCGACGACGGCGGCGTCGTCGCCGGGGCCGACGACCACCTGCTCGCCCTCGCTCTCGAACGCCGAGAGCAAGGGCCGAGAGGAGCGGTACGCGCAGTGTTCGCTCCAGAGGTTCTCGAAGAGAGCGGCCTCGGCCGCCGTGGGGGCGCGGCCGAGTTCCCGCTCGACAATCGCGCGGTCCGAATCGCGGAGGCTCATTCACTTCCCTGTCGATCCCGTCCCCATTAATGCGTTTCTGTACGCACGTTCGTGGATACTCTCGGCCGTCGCCGGCCCTCTCGCGATCCACGCACGGGCGGGATCGAGCTATATACCACGGGGCCGTGGCGGGGGACATGCGCTTCGACACCAGCGCCCAGCTGTCCGCGGCCGACGCGACGGGGTGGCGACGGGGCCTCTACGACGACATCCAGGCCACGTTCCGCGCGCCGGTCGTCAACTGGATCTTCCGGACGCTCGCGGCGAACGACACCGAGCTCACCCGATATCTCTGGGGGCAGCTCAAGCCCGTCTTCGAGACGCGGGCGTGCGGTGAGGCGTGTGCCGCCTACCGCGACGCGGTGCTGGAGCCGTTCACCGACGACCGGCCCCGGTACCGCGCCACCGACCTCGGCTGTGCCCCGTGGGCCTGGCGCGAACTCCGCGGCCAGCTCCGGACGTTCGACACCGTCGCCCCGCGGCTGGCGCTCGCGTTCGAGCTGCTCTACCGCTCGCTCCACGACGAGCCGGTCGGGACGGAGCCGCGGACGGACGCCGCCGCGACCGCGCCGCTCCCGGACGGGTTCGACGGCGACCGCGGGCTGGAGCCGACGATGGCGGCGTTCGACGACCCGCCCGCGGCGGTCGCGGAGACGGTCGCGGCGGTGCAGGCGTTCCACGGCTTCGACGAGGGGCTCCCGTCGGTCTACCGCTGTCTGGTCCAGTGGCCGACGGCGTTCACCCGGCTGTGGGACGACGTCGAACCGCTCGTGCGGTCGGGGGCGTTCGAGACGGCGTGTGCGGACGCTCGCGCGGTCGCCGTCGAGTTCGCCGAGTCGACGCCGTACGCGCCGGGCGTGACGCCCGCGGCGCTCGCGGCGGCGGGGTTCGACGGGGAGACGATCACGGCCGTCCGGGCGCTGTTCGACGAGTTCGCACGGGGGCCGGTCGAGACGGTGCTGCCGGCCGTGCCGCTGTTCGCGGCGAGCGTCGGCGCGGGCCTCAGGAAATCGTAGCGTCGGCGAACGCCGCGGTGGGCTCGTCGCGGATGCCGAGCGCGTCCGAGAGGAGCGTCTGTTCGGCCTTGCGGAGGTGTTCGTGGAGCGTCGCCCGAGAGATCCCGAGCTCGGCGGCCAGTTCCTCGCTTTTTACCTCGCGAGGCCACTCGTAGTAGCCCGCCTGGAGCGCGTGCATGACGACCGTGCGCTGGCGCTCGGTGAGTTCCCCCTGTCGGTCGCCCATCTTCTCGAGGCGGCCGAGCGACACCGTCCCGATCTC
This Salinigranum marinum DNA region includes the following protein-coding sequences:
- a CDS encoding halocarboxylic acid dehydrogenase DehI family protein, whose product is MRFDTSAQLSAADATGWRRGLYDDIQATFRAPVVNWIFRTLAANDTELTRYLWGQLKPVFETRACGEACAAYRDAVLEPFTDDRPRYRATDLGCAPWAWRELRGQLRTFDTVAPRLALAFELLYRSLHDEPVGTEPRTDAAATAPLPDGFDGDRGLEPTMAAFDDPPAAVAETVAAVQAFHGFDEGLPSVYRCLVQWPTAFTRLWDDVEPLVRSGAFETACADARAVAVEFAESTPYAPGVTPAALAAAGFDGETITAVRALFDEFARGPVETVLPAVPLFAASVGAGLRKS